One genomic segment of Oncorhynchus mykiss isolate Arlee chromosome 10, USDA_OmykA_1.1, whole genome shotgun sequence includes these proteins:
- the LOC118936797 gene encoding C-type lectin domain family 4 member M-like, with product MSEEIYENCDGFSGKKIYKINKIETMDINDQIYNNERPIVPRKKDGVGDQHSVSCQWWKRYSGAAAGCLGLLCVLLLAGIIGLFLYQRNQLTSSNTLTEERDQLQTCGNNLTEERDQLQTSNNTPNEERDQLQTSDNTLTKERNQLQTRYNTLTKERDKLQTRYNTLTKERDQLQTRYNILTKERDQLQKETERLKQSLVEKVCPRGWKKLGSRCYYVSTEKKSWEESRQDCRYRGADLVVIKNQEQQTFVNWLCGVKNYVWIGLTDSVSEGTWKWVDYTTLTTKYWNSKEPNGGRAENCVYFYSWSSDTGAWWDYDCSYQYRWICEK from the exons ATGTCAGAGGAAATCTATGAAAACTGCGATGGATTTAgtggcaaaaaaatatataaaataaataaaatagagaCCATGGACATTAATGATCAAATATACAACAACGAAAGACCCATCGTGCCCCGCAAGAAGGATGGAGTTGGTGATCAACATTCAG TGTCTTGTCAGTGGTGGAAGAGATACTCTGGAGCTGCTGCAGGAtgtctggggctgctgtgtgttctcctactggctgggatcataggcCTGTTTCTCTACC AGAGAAACCAATTGACCAGTTCCAACAccctgactgaagagagagaccagttacagaccTGCGGAAACAACCTtactgaagagagagaccagctacagactagCAACAACACCCCGAacgaagagagagaccagctacagactagCGACAACACGCTGACCAAAGAGAGAAACCagttacagaccagatacaacaccctgaccaaagagagagacaagctacagaccagatacaacaccctgaccaaagagagagaccagctacagactagatacaacatcctgaccaaagagagagaccagctacagaaagagacagaacgTCTGAAACAATCTTTAGTTGAGAAAG TTTGTCCGCGAGGATGGAAGAAGCTTGGTAGCAGGTGTTACTACGTCTCTACTGAGAAAAAATCCTGGGAGGAGAGCAGACAGGACTGCAGATATAGAGGAGCAGACCTGGTTGTCATCAAGAACCAAgaacaacag ACATTTGTCAATTGGTTATGCGGGGTAAAGAACTATgtctggattggtctgactgactctgtttcTGAGGGGACCTGGAAATGGGTGGACTACACAACACTGACCACAAA gtattggaacagtaaAGAGCCTAATGGTGgaagagcagagaactgtgtGTATTTCTACTCCTGGTCATCAGACACAGGAGCTTGGTGGGACTATGACTGTTCCTATCAATACAGATGGATCTGTGAGAAATAG